The window CTATCGTGGATTTATTTAAAACTGTCATTCGAGAAATCCTCGATTCGATGGGAAAAGATAAATAACAGGGTGCTTATCGTTCGATCACACTGGCGACAAAAAGGTAAACGAACAGGTCCAAAGTATCGAGACTCTTTGATAATTCCGACCACATTTTCTTCCGAGCAATCGCGAGGAATACAAAGGAAACGATGCTTCAGGCTCCGCGGAGAAAGAGGCTGAAACTTTCCCGGTACACCTGGCGAACACGGTGGGGTTTCTTATTCACCGTCGATAAATCGACGATCTACGATTCCTCTCGAACGATCTGATATCGAGTTCCGTTCGAATTGAAATTCTCGACGTGGTTCGAGGCGGTAATGTTTTCACGCGATGGattattatcaaaataatttattgcttGCACGTTTCTTACAGGTGTTGTTAACAAATAACTTAACAATGTTTGGCAGGTAAAGAGAATACGTACGAGAACAGGTACGCAAAATGGACTTTGGTTACGAGAAGAGGGATCCCGCTGGAACGCTTTGCGAGTCGAGGATAAGAAGGGGTGTAAAACATTCTTTTTTAAACGCTCACGATAGCGCAACAATCGTggtaaataaataacaataaataatttaacataaatatataaattacagAAGATCGGCGATTAACTAGAGACCTGAGCATGAAGAAATTAATCGCAGCTAGATTCTTCTACTTTGCTACGATTTTGTCATGATCGACACGAGGAATCATCCGTTAGCTCGATCCTGGATCAGTTTTGCTTGGTATAGGCAGAATAAGCGAGATCTTGAGGAGAGTCGTTCGTTGATCGTCCCCAGTAACTGTGCTCTTGATCGTCGTGATCGTAATGATGCTGGTGTTGAGCGTGTTCGTAATAAATGACCTTAGGTGGATGTAACTTTTTCAGGTCCAACCAAAACTTGACGGCGTTGATGACCAAGCTGATGATGCCGATGGCGAAGACTTTCACTTGGAAGTGTGTGGAGATCAACTGAAGCAGCAGGCTCAGCTTTGCCTTGAACAGCATGGCTAAGCCCAACAATTTTTGCAagtgcttcttcttctttctcatttttttccCACGTCCTTcctctgtaattaaaattttataagagATTTAGCAGTACATTTACTTGTTACTTACTTTAATTCTACAATGATGTGTATACAGTGGGTTGCAAAAGTATTCGCACACCGTTTAAGCCAGAAtatctcatttaaaattggaccaaatgacttgaggtttctagagaagctatacaaattaatttactaagatatgtgcttttgtcgtgaAGGGTAATTtggtcatttggtcc of the Osmia lignaria lignaria isolate PbOS001 chromosome 7, iyOsmLign1, whole genome shotgun sequence genome contains:
- the LOC117604291 gene encoding uncharacterized protein LOC117604291, which produces MRIPVFVLLMGIALYAQGEAIENKEEEGSFLNCVLEDNTIGCMRARLARDIDQIEVQVTGKKSEVPMSAVIEQAGNFVAEVIDDIQNPEDAEEVEEDVENDGEQEEGRGKKMRKKKKHLQKLLGLAMLFKAKLSLLLQLISTHFQVKVFAIGIISLVINAVKFWLDLKKLHPPKVIYYEHAQHQHHYDHDDQEHSYWGRSTNDSPQDLAYSAYTKQN